CCTGCCCTTCAGCTACCCGTAGGCTATGTGTACGTGGTTTTGCCGCTCTCCGGCCTGTTCATCATTTATTATAAACTGCACGATCTGATGCAGCTAATCCAACCCCGGAGATAATGGAAATAGCGATACTTGCCCTTACCTTCATCATACTCATGGCCCTGCGTACGCCCATTGTTTGGAGCATAGGCATTGCCAGCCTCTTTACCATTCTGCTAAGCGTACCTTCACTGCCTGCCGTGACCACGGTGGCGCAGCGTGTGGTCACCGGCCTGGACAGTACTTCCCTGCTGGCTATTCCCTTCTTTATCCTTGCCGGACATATCATGAATAAGGGAGGGATCGCCAGTCGCCTCGTAGCCTTTGCCCGCGCGCTGGTAGGTTCGCTGCCCGGCGGTCTGGCCCATGTGAACATAATGGCGGCCATGCTATTCGGCGCCATTGCCGGCTCGGCCGGTGCCGCCGCCGCTGCTATCGGCAGTTTCATGTCGGATGAAATGGACAAAGAAGGTTATGGAAAGGGCTATGGCGTGGCGGTGAATGTTACCTCCGCTACTACCGGCCTGCTTATACCCCCTAGTAATATCTTCATCATTTACTCCCTGGCAAGCGGGGGTATCAGTATAGGTGCCCTGTTCCTGGCAGGCTATGTGCCCGGCATACTCACCGGCCTCATGCTCATGACAGTGGCCTACGTGTGGGCCCGTAAGAAGAACTACCCCACCCAGCCGCGCGCCTCCCTGCAAACGGTCTTCACTACCTTTTTGCATGCCCTGCCCAGCCTGTCGCTGCTCATTGTAGTTATGGGGGGTATCGTAGCCGGTATATTCACCGCCACCGAAGCGTCGTCCGTCGCCGTGTTGTACTGCCTTGTGCTGGCCTTTCTGTACAAAGAGGTAGAGGTCAAAGACCTTCGTGCCATTCTTGTCGAGTCAGCCTCCACCATCTCCGTGGTAATGATGCTCATAGCTATGTCCATAGCCATGTCATGGGTGATGTCTTATGAGAATATTCCGCAGATGATCACCGCCTTTCTGCTGGACAGCGACACCTCACCCCTGGTGGCGCTGCTGCTGATTAATGTCATCCTGCTCGCCGTAGGCATCTTTATGGACATGACCCCGGCCGTACTCATCTTTACCCCCATATTTTTACCAGTAGCCACCACCCTTGGCATACACCCGGTTCACTTCGGCATCATCATGGTGCTCAACCTTTGTATAGGCCTTTGCACACCGCCTGTAGGCGCTGTCCTCTTCATCGGCGTCAGCGTTGCTAAAACCTCCATTCAGCAGGTGATACGCCCTC
This is a stretch of genomic DNA from Roseivirga sp. BDSF3-8. It encodes these proteins:
- a CDS encoding TRAP transporter large permease; translated protein: MEIAILALTFIILMALRTPIVWSIGIASLFTILLSVPSLPAVTTVAQRVVTGLDSTSLLAIPFFILAGHIMNKGGIASRLVAFARALVGSLPGGLAHVNIMAAMLFGAIAGSAGAAAAAIGSFMSDEMDKEGYGKGYGVAVNVTSATTGLLIPPSNIFIIYSLASGGISIGALFLAGYVPGILTGLMLMTVAYVWARKKNYPTQPRASLQTVFTTFLHALPSLSLLIVVMGGIVAGIFTATEASSVAVLYCLVLAFLYKEVEVKDLRAILVESASTISVVMMLIAMSIAMSWVMSYENIPQMITAFLLDSDTSPLVALLLINVILLAVGIFMDMTPAVLIFTPIFLPVATTLGIHPVHFGIIMVLNLCIGLCTPPVGAVLFIGVSVAKTSIQQVIRPLLPLFAAMLVALVLVSLFPELSLWLPKVFGFVE